In Desulfosediminicola ganghwensis, a single window of DNA contains:
- a CDS encoding (Fe-S)-binding protein, translating to MADTAIKIKGKAESSFLDDIKKLLPDGNLSLCLTCGLCSSGCPASGLEGMDPRKFLRMLVLGMDEEVLKSDWPWMCTMCQRCVYVCPMQIDIPQMIFNIRALRPRDERPKGIRGSCDVAVKSESKTAMGTPTEDFIFVVNDVLEEYRESQPEFADMEAPIDKEGAEFFLNQNSREPMTEPDEMVPLWKILHLAGANWTYSSTAWGGENYCLFLADNENWEHIVRAKAERADALRCKTYLNTEUGHVTFAVRAGLKKFNIDHNFDVKNIYEYYGKWIREGKLKPNSDWNKELGIKFTIQDPCQIVRKSFGDAIADEFRYAIKAVVGEENVVEMYPNKSNNYCCGGGGGFLQSGFKDQRLEYGRIKDEQIKATGAQYCIAGCHNCHAQIHELSHHFGGNYGVVHFWTLLALSLGILGPNERAYLEDDLRDVNVFHPETAF from the coding sequence ATGGCTGACACGGCAATAAAGATTAAAGGAAAAGCCGAAAGTTCTTTTTTGGACGACATCAAAAAGCTGTTGCCCGACGGCAACCTCAGCCTATGTCTCACCTGTGGACTCTGCTCCTCGGGTTGTCCTGCCTCCGGTCTCGAGGGCATGGACCCCAGAAAGTTCTTACGAATGCTGGTACTCGGCATGGACGAAGAAGTGTTAAAGTCCGACTGGCCGTGGATGTGTACCATGTGTCAACGCTGCGTTTATGTATGCCCTATGCAGATTGACATTCCCCAGATGATTTTCAACATTCGGGCATTACGCCCTCGCGACGAGCGTCCCAAAGGTATCCGGGGTTCATGCGACGTTGCGGTTAAAAGCGAATCCAAAACCGCAATGGGAACACCCACTGAAGATTTCATCTTCGTGGTCAACGATGTACTTGAAGAGTACCGTGAGTCCCAGCCTGAATTTGCCGACATGGAAGCCCCTATAGATAAGGAGGGTGCCGAATTTTTCCTGAACCAGAACTCCAGAGAGCCTATGACCGAGCCGGACGAAATGGTCCCGCTCTGGAAAATTCTTCATCTGGCCGGAGCGAACTGGACCTACAGCTCCACTGCCTGGGGCGGCGAAAACTACTGTCTGTTCCTTGCCGACAATGAAAACTGGGAACATATCGTCAGGGCCAAGGCCGAGAGGGCGGACGCCTTAAGGTGCAAGACGTATCTCAATACAGAGTGAGGTCACGTGACCTTCGCAGTCCGGGCCGGACTGAAAAAATTCAACATCGACCATAACTTCGACGTAAAAAACATCTACGAATATTACGGCAAGTGGATCAGGGAAGGCAAGCTCAAGCCCAACTCAGACTGGAACAAGGAACTCGGTATCAAGTTCACTATTCAGGACCCCTGCCAGATCGTTCGTAAAAGTTTTGGTGACGCTATAGCCGACGAATTCCGCTATGCCATCAAGGCGGTCGTTGGTGAAGAAAACGTTGTCGAAATGTATCCCAACAAGTCGAATAACTATTGCTGCGGCGGCGGTGGTGGTTTCCTCCAGTCCGGGTTCAAGGACCAGAGACTCGAATATGGCCGCATCAAAGACGAGCAGATTAAGGCTACAGGCGCACAATACTGCATCGCCGGCTGCCATAACTGCCATGCCCAGATCCATGAACTCTCCCACCATTTCGGCGGGAATTACGGAGTCGTACACTTCTGGACATTGCTAGCTCTCTCACTGGGCATTCTTGGTCCTAATGAGCGTGCCTATCTTGAAGACGATTTGAGGGATGTCAACGTGTTCCACCCTGAAACCGCATTTTAG
- a CDS encoding hydrogenase iron-sulfur subunit has translation MSVEFTPNILVFACNWCAYSAADLAGVSRFQYPPTLRIVRVMCSGRINPNFILEGFKNGADGVLVAGUHIGDCHYLDGNVKAEKMFGSAKQLAEILGIDPRRVRLEWISSAEGTKFAEVATKFSQEIESLGPLAIEEAA, from the coding sequence ATGTCCGTGGAATTTACACCGAATATACTGGTCTTTGCCTGTAACTGGTGCGCCTATTCGGCGGCGGATCTGGCCGGTGTCAGCCGGTTTCAGTATCCCCCCACCCTCAGGATCGTACGCGTGATGTGTTCAGGAAGGATTAATCCGAACTTCATCCTCGAAGGCTTTAAAAATGGTGCCGACGGCGTCCTTGTGGCTGGCTGACACATCGGTGACTGCCATTACCTGGACGGTAATGTAAAAGCGGAGAAAATGTTCGGATCAGCAAAACAGCTTGCCGAAATACTCGGTATCGACCCAAGGCGGGTACGACTCGAATGGATCTCTTCAGCCGAAGGAACCAAGTTCGCCGAGGTCGCTACAAAGTTCTCGCAAGAAATCGAGTCCCTTGGGCCTCTGGCAATAGAAGAAGCAGCATAG
- a CDS encoding 4Fe-4S binding protein, with protein MIEAIKDKVKELLDSGEIKGFLGLARKNGHIAPHLYQNIDELEMLDLGNRNGAGDARYPLTKYLTNIHKAYPEDTFGILVRGCDDRALTTLYTWNQLRPDKVVTVGIPCPQELADACECATPFPAEIVAGEAAEGRESTSVNEVENLVLTDRFSFWMDEFVKCIKCYGCSNVCPMCFCNDCSLKCDELVKSGQLPPEIPVFHHTRAMHMVGRCIDCGLCEEACPSNIPLRTLYKKVNSILDQQFDFQTGTRRGQRSPLNMIDK; from the coding sequence ATGATTGAAGCTATTAAGGATAAAGTTAAAGAGTTGCTGGACTCCGGCGAGATCAAGGGCTTTCTCGGGCTCGCCCGAAAAAACGGCCATATCGCGCCGCATCTCTACCAGAATATCGACGAGCTTGAAATGCTCGACCTGGGAAACAGAAATGGAGCCGGAGATGCCAGATATCCTTTAACTAAATATCTGACGAACATTCACAAGGCCTACCCCGAAGATACTTTTGGTATCCTCGTCAGGGGTTGTGACGACAGGGCACTGACCACACTTTACACCTGGAATCAACTGCGTCCCGACAAGGTTGTCACCGTCGGTATCCCCTGCCCCCAGGAGTTGGCCGATGCATGTGAATGCGCAACGCCTTTTCCTGCCGAAATTGTTGCAGGAGAAGCTGCAGAAGGTCGCGAGTCCACATCGGTGAATGAGGTCGAGAATCTGGTGCTCACAGATCGGTTCTCTTTCTGGATGGATGAATTTGTTAAATGCATCAAGTGTTACGGCTGCTCGAACGTCTGCCCGATGTGTTTCTGCAATGACTGCAGTCTCAAGTGTGATGAACTGGTAAAAAGTGGCCAATTGCCACCTGAAATTCCGGTCTTTCACCACACCAGAGCCATGCACATGGTCGGCAGGTGTATAGATTGCGGTCTCTGCGAAGAGGCCTGTCCGTCTAATATACCGCTGAGGACGCTGTACAAGAAGGTGAACAGTATCCTGGATCAGCAGTTCGATTTTCAAACAGGTACGCGGCGCGGACAGAGATCACCGCTCAACATGATCGACAAGTAG
- a CDS encoding FAD-dependent oxidoreductase yields MSSTNPQNVQGSVVVVGSGIAGMQTALDLADSGFYVYLVEKSASIGGVMAQLDKTFPTNDCAMUVISPKLVEVGRHLNIELKTLSEITSLKGEAGNFEVELVEHPRYVDMDKCIACGECAVKCPKKVSDPFNADLAKRKAIYVDNPQAVPLKYAIDADTCIYFKKGKCGFCAKVCPTGAVDFDQKEITTVLNVGSVILAPGFAAFDPSDLDNYQYSNYANVITSMEMERILSATGPYQGHLVRPSDGEEPKKIAWLQCIGSRDINRCDHGYCSSVCCMYAVKEAVIAKEHAPNDLDTAIFYMDMRTYGKDFEAYYDRAREEQGVRFVRTRVHSIVEDRETKSLQLRYVDDAGTTHEEVFDMVVLSVGMETPKEVIDLAGTLDIKLNSDNFAATDCFSPVKTSRQGVYVCGAFQEPKDIPYSVMEASAAACWAEADLAKARGALTKTKEYPAEKDITTEEAKIGVFVCNCGTNIGGIVDVPAVAEMARSLPGVSYVEENLFTCSQDSQMKIKEVIEKEGLNRVVVAACTPRTHEELFQETMRDAGLNKYLFEMANIRNQCSWVHSDDKEAATQKAKDLVRMSVARTRLITSLSQPTIGVDRSALVIGGGIAGMTSALGLADQGFQVHLVEEQKELGGNARVLGKTWQGESIQEKLADMVKGIEDHPGVTVHPETTIKSASGFIGNFETTINQNGTEQQLNHGAVIIATGAVESVPTEYLYGQDDRVMTHLDLDRALGEGGNDTIAKAGSIAFIQCVGSREPGHPYCSKVCCTHSIKSAINFKDTNPDRDVFVMYRDIRTYGRRETLYKEAREKGVIFIRYDLDGKPRVAATDDGLAITVKDHVIGLDIELGVDLLVLAAAIEPRNNEPLAQMFKLSCNSDNFFNEAHAKLRPVEFATAGIFLAGMAHYPKPIEESIAQAAAAASRAAVTLSKDSLTVEGVVSYVQEFMCRGCGECETACPFNAISVIENADGVKVANVQEALCKGCGMCAVACPTGAASVRHFGDEEVLTMVETAFDR; encoded by the coding sequence ATGAGCTCAACAAATCCTCAGAATGTTCAAGGCTCTGTAGTCGTTGTCGGCAGCGGTATCGCCGGAATGCAGACAGCTCTCGACCTCGCGGATTCAGGTTTTTATGTATATCTGGTAGAAAAATCCGCCTCCATTGGCGGGGTAATGGCTCAGCTGGACAAGACCTTCCCCACCAATGACTGTGCGATGTGAGTAATCTCACCGAAACTGGTCGAGGTCGGCCGGCACCTGAACATAGAGCTTAAAACCTTATCTGAAATCACCTCTCTCAAAGGCGAAGCAGGGAACTTTGAGGTGGAACTTGTCGAACACCCCCGTTACGTGGATATGGACAAGTGCATCGCCTGTGGAGAGTGCGCGGTAAAATGTCCCAAGAAAGTCAGCGACCCCTTTAACGCAGATTTAGCCAAGAGAAAGGCGATTTACGTCGATAACCCACAGGCTGTACCACTTAAATATGCCATCGACGCTGACACCTGTATTTATTTCAAGAAAGGCAAGTGCGGATTTTGCGCCAAGGTCTGCCCAACCGGAGCCGTAGATTTCGATCAGAAAGAGATCACTACAGTTCTCAACGTCGGCTCTGTAATCCTGGCACCAGGCTTTGCCGCGTTCGACCCCTCCGATCTTGACAACTATCAGTACAGCAACTACGCCAACGTCATCACATCCATGGAGATGGAGCGTATCCTCAGTGCCACCGGCCCATACCAGGGGCATCTGGTTCGCCCTTCAGATGGTGAGGAACCCAAGAAAATCGCCTGGCTGCAGTGTATAGGCTCACGGGACATCAATCGCTGTGATCATGGCTACTGTTCTTCAGTCTGCTGCATGTACGCTGTAAAAGAAGCTGTTATCGCCAAAGAACATGCGCCGAACGACCTGGACACCGCCATATTCTACATGGATATGCGGACCTACGGCAAAGATTTCGAAGCCTATTACGATCGTGCCCGTGAAGAACAGGGGGTGCGCTTCGTCAGAACCAGAGTCCACTCCATCGTCGAGGACCGAGAGACTAAAAGCCTGCAGCTTCGCTACGTCGATGACGCCGGTACCACCCATGAAGAAGTATTCGACATGGTAGTGCTCTCCGTCGGCATGGAGACCCCAAAAGAGGTCATCGACCTGGCCGGCACACTTGATATCAAACTGAACTCCGACAACTTTGCCGCAACCGATTGTTTTTCCCCGGTCAAAACGTCACGCCAGGGAGTGTACGTCTGCGGCGCCTTTCAGGAGCCCAAGGATATTCCCTACTCCGTTATGGAGGCGAGCGCAGCCGCCTGCTGGGCCGAGGCTGATCTGGCCAAAGCGCGTGGTGCTCTCACCAAAACCAAGGAGTACCCGGCAGAAAAGGATATCACCACCGAGGAAGCGAAAATCGGTGTATTTGTCTGTAATTGCGGAACCAACATCGGCGGTATAGTCGATGTGCCTGCAGTGGCCGAGATGGCCAGGAGCCTGCCTGGAGTCAGCTACGTCGAAGAAAATCTCTTCACCTGCAGTCAGGACAGCCAGATGAAGATCAAAGAGGTAATAGAAAAAGAAGGGCTCAACCGGGTCGTCGTCGCCGCCTGTACTCCCAGAACCCATGAAGAACTCTTTCAGGAAACCATGCGTGATGCCGGCCTGAACAAGTACCTGTTTGAGATGGCCAACATCCGCAACCAATGCTCCTGGGTTCACAGCGACGACAAAGAAGCCGCAACGCAGAAAGCCAAAGACCTGGTTCGCATGTCTGTAGCCCGAACCAGACTCATCACTTCCTTGAGCCAACCCACAATCGGTGTTGATCGAAGCGCTCTTGTTATCGGCGGCGGCATTGCCGGTATGACTTCTGCCTTGGGCCTTGCCGACCAGGGCTTTCAGGTACATCTGGTCGAAGAGCAAAAAGAGCTTGGCGGTAACGCCAGGGTCCTCGGTAAAACCTGGCAAGGCGAATCGATTCAGGAAAAGCTGGCCGATATGGTCAAAGGGATTGAAGATCATCCTGGCGTAACTGTCCATCCTGAAACCACGATTAAATCCGCTTCCGGCTTTATCGGCAACTTTGAAACCACTATAAACCAGAACGGTACAGAGCAACAACTCAACCACGGCGCGGTCATCATAGCCACAGGTGCCGTCGAGAGCGTACCGACCGAATATCTCTATGGTCAGGACGACCGCGTCATGACCCATCTGGATCTTGATCGTGCTCTGGGTGAAGGTGGCAATGATACAATCGCCAAAGCTGGCTCTATCGCCTTTATACAGTGCGTAGGTTCTCGCGAACCCGGGCACCCCTACTGTTCAAAGGTGTGCTGCACCCATTCCATAAAGTCTGCGATCAATTTCAAAGATACCAACCCGGACCGTGATGTCTTTGTCATGTACCGGGATATACGTACCTACGGCCGACGAGAGACATTGTACAAAGAAGCGAGGGAAAAAGGCGTCATTTTTATCCGCTACGATCTGGACGGTAAACCCAGGGTGGCTGCCACCGATGACGGACTTGCCATCACCGTTAAAGATCACGTGATAGGGCTTGATATTGAACTTGGAGTCGACCTGCTGGTTCTCGCTGCTGCCATTGAACCTCGTAACAACGAACCACTGGCCCAGATGTTCAAGCTCTCCTGCAACAGTGATAACTTCTTTAATGAGGCCCATGCCAAGCTGCGCCCGGTAGAGTTCGCCACCGCTGGTATCTTTTTAGCAGGCATGGCCCACTATCCGAAGCCAATAGAGGAATCCATCGCCCAGGCGGCCGCAGCCGCATCTCGTGCAGCGGTGACTCTCTCTAAAGACAGTTTAACCGTTGAAGGCGTGGTCTCCTATGTACAGGAATTCATGTGCCGCGGTTGTGGCGAATGCGAGACAGCCTGCCCGTTCAATGCGATCAGCGTCATTGAAAACGCAGATGGAGTTAAAGTCGCAAATGTTCAGGAAGCCCTCTGTAAAGGTTGCGGCATGTGCGCCGTTGCCTGCCCCACCGGAGCCGCCTCTGTACGCCACTTTGGCGATGAAGAAGTTCTGACTATGGTTGAAACGGCGTTTGACAGATAA
- a CDS encoding CoB--CoM heterodisulfide reductase iron-sulfur subunit A family protein, with amino-acid sequence MDKKSTNKKESLRVGVFICDCGSNIAGHLDCTSVTEYAATLPGVVYTKENLYTCSESGIVEIQKAIKDHELNRVVVASCSPRTHHPLFSSSCEEAGMNPYLFEMVNIRDQCSWVHMGQRDIATSKAKDLVRMGVAKSTTLEPQDDIESDLNRKVLIIGGGIAGLSASEALAGMGLEVVLVEKQERFGGLMNDLHLLDDGESSEATIGALAEKVTAIPAVTSYTSATIEKIEGYIGNYSVAINSGNGPVEATVGCIVVATGAVPLIENGLLGHNGDNVITQYELEQRLKKDSFNATSIVMIQCAGSRNEEREYCSRICCLTAVKNAMHIKRQYPLANVHVLYRDMQMYGDVKEQMLWDARGMGIHFHVFDGQSIPEVSGDKVTFDQAVLGTPKEIKSDLVVLSTPLIAREDSTDVASLMRVPTDKNGFFLEAHAKLRPLDFAADGIFVCGSARYPATSVEARTQGLGVASRVGAILFKDKLVKSAIVAEISEETCVGCMGCISVCPYDAITFNSKTAICEVTEILCKGCGNCASTCPSHSAVLRGYRPEQLLAQIRAI; translated from the coding sequence ATGGATAAGAAGAGTACAAACAAAAAAGAGAGTTTGCGGGTCGGGGTATTTATCTGCGATTGCGGATCCAACATCGCCGGACATCTCGACTGCACATCGGTAACCGAATATGCAGCGACTCTTCCCGGTGTGGTTTATACCAAGGAAAACCTCTACACTTGCTCAGAGTCCGGCATTGTCGAAATTCAAAAGGCAATTAAGGACCATGAACTGAACCGGGTCGTGGTTGCTTCCTGCTCACCCCGAACACACCACCCGTTGTTTTCCTCCTCTTGTGAGGAAGCCGGTATGAATCCATATCTCTTCGAGATGGTCAACATTCGTGATCAATGCTCCTGGGTACATATGGGCCAACGTGATATCGCCACCAGCAAAGCCAAGGATCTGGTGAGAATGGGTGTGGCGAAAAGTACCACCCTCGAACCTCAAGACGATATCGAGTCTGATCTGAACCGTAAAGTACTCATAATCGGCGGAGGTATTGCTGGATTATCTGCCTCAGAGGCATTGGCAGGAATGGGTCTTGAGGTCGTGCTGGTGGAAAAGCAGGAGAGATTTGGAGGGTTGATGAACGACCTTCACCTGCTTGACGATGGAGAATCATCTGAGGCCACCATCGGTGCCCTTGCTGAAAAAGTAACAGCAATTCCTGCAGTCACCTCATACACCAGCGCGACCATCGAGAAAATCGAAGGTTACATCGGAAATTACTCTGTTGCCATAAACAGTGGTAATGGCCCGGTAGAAGCCACTGTTGGTTGTATTGTTGTGGCCACTGGGGCCGTACCGCTTATCGAGAATGGTCTTCTGGGCCATAACGGCGATAATGTGATTACCCAGTATGAACTGGAACAAAGACTCAAAAAGGACAGCTTCAACGCGACCTCTATTGTCATGATCCAGTGTGCAGGCAGCAGAAATGAAGAGCGTGAATATTGCTCCCGCATCTGCTGCCTCACCGCGGTTAAAAACGCCATGCACATCAAACGGCAATACCCCCTTGCCAATGTTCATGTACTCTACCGCGATATGCAGATGTACGGCGACGTGAAAGAACAGATGCTCTGGGATGCCAGGGGTATGGGAATACATTTCCACGTGTTTGACGGTCAGTCCATTCCAGAGGTTTCAGGAGACAAGGTTACCTTCGATCAGGCCGTTCTCGGTACCCCGAAAGAGATTAAATCTGATCTGGTTGTCCTTTCAACCCCGCTTATTGCCAGAGAAGATTCTACCGATGTCGCCAGCCTGATGCGCGTGCCGACCGATAAAAACGGCTTCTTTTTAGAAGCCCATGCAAAACTTCGCCCCTTAGACTTTGCCGCTGACGGCATCTTTGTCTGCGGCAGCGCCCGTTATCCCGCAACCTCTGTGGAGGCGAGGACCCAGGGACTCGGTGTTGCTTCCAGGGTGGGAGCTATCCTCTTTAAGGATAAATTGGTAAAAAGCGCAATTGTGGCTGAGATCTCAGAAGAAACCTGTGTCGGTTGTATGGGCTGTATAAGTGTCTGCCCTTATGATGCGATTACCTTTAACAGCAAAACAGCCATCTGTGAAGTGACAGAGATTCTCTGTAAAGGTTGTGGCAACTGCGCCTCAACCTGCCCTTCTCACAGCGCTGTGTTACGGGGATATCGGCCTGAACAGTTACTGGCACAGATACGAGCAATTTAA
- a CDS encoding (Fe-S)-binding protein, whose translation MQLTKQQIDYCMECGVCTGSCPVSYDLPGFSPRQMIKRTLVEPDGDILKSKDIWACLSCSRCSDRCPVGIDFPEFIRTYREKAIAAGNLPRESHHGVFQTLTTLQSGDLKQNRISWAEESGKIQEKGDYFFFVGCLPYQDVVFKYLDLQMIDSAKSILKVLNKMGIEPVVSNNERCCGHDAFWSGNEQLFAKLAKKNVETIKASGAKTVIFSCPEGYSIFMESYPAIVGELPFEIIHISEFLARELPKADVSFNPSGNGSVTYHDPCRLGRRAGIYEEPRSLLGLIPDSDLREMENNRENAVCCGTTAWMECSSCSKTMQIKRLQEAERAGAGTIITACPKCQIHLSCAKSNTDIDVEVKDLYSYLSENIELEK comes from the coding sequence ATGCAACTCACGAAACAGCAGATCGACTATTGCATGGAGTGCGGGGTATGTACAGGTAGCTGTCCTGTCAGCTACGACCTCCCCGGTTTCTCGCCAAGGCAAATGATAAAAAGAACCCTGGTGGAGCCAGACGGAGATATACTGAAGTCGAAAGATATCTGGGCATGTCTGAGTTGTTCGCGTTGTAGCGACCGCTGTCCGGTGGGGATCGACTTCCCTGAATTTATCAGAACCTACCGCGAAAAAGCCATAGCAGCCGGCAACCTTCCCCGCGAAAGCCACCACGGCGTGTTCCAGACCCTCACTACTCTGCAGTCCGGCGACCTCAAGCAAAATCGCATAAGCTGGGCCGAAGAGAGCGGCAAAATTCAGGAGAAAGGCGATTACTTTTTCTTCGTTGGTTGCCTGCCCTATCAGGATGTTGTTTTCAAATACCTCGATCTGCAGATGATCGATAGCGCCAAATCCATCCTGAAAGTTCTGAACAAAATGGGAATTGAGCCGGTTGTCAGCAATAATGAACGTTGCTGTGGCCACGACGCCTTCTGGAGTGGTAACGAGCAACTCTTTGCCAAACTCGCTAAAAAGAATGTGGAGACTATCAAGGCCTCCGGCGCGAAAACGGTTATCTTCTCCTGCCCTGAAGGATATTCAATCTTCATGGAAAGCTACCCGGCCATTGTCGGCGAACTCCCCTTCGAGATCATTCACATCTCTGAATTTTTAGCCAGGGAACTGCCCAAAGCCGATGTCTCCTTCAACCCTTCCGGTAATGGCTCCGTAACGTACCACGATCCATGCCGCCTCGGACGCAGAGCAGGCATATATGAAGAACCACGCAGCCTGCTCGGCCTCATCCCTGACTCCGATCTCAGAGAGATGGAAAACAACAGGGAGAATGCCGTCTGCTGCGGAACCACAGCCTGGATGGAGTGTTCTTCATGCTCCAAAACCATGCAGATAAAACGACTGCAGGAGGCCGAGAGAGCAGGTGCCGGCACCATTATCACCGCCTGTCCAAAGTGCCAGATACATCTCTCCTGCGCGAAATCGAATACGGATATCGATGTAGAGGTAAAGGATCTTTACTCCTACCTTTCAGAGAACATAGAATTGGAGAAATGA
- a CDS encoding 4Fe-4S binding protein, whose translation MNKDMLVIGGGIAGIQSSLDLAEMGFKVYLVETLPSIGGKMAQLDKTFPTNDCAIUILSPKMLDVGRHPNVELMAYSDVEEVSGSAGCFKVKVRKKARYVDADKCTGCGACTEKCPTDVPDLYNEKHSTRKAIYSWFAQGIPSTHAIDTDHCRVFNGKKCGICQKKCEANAIDFEQKDEVVTLDIGAIISSVGYDIFDPSQIPEYRYRDLPNVITAMEFERFLSASGPTHGHLDRPSDIAVTNKIAELEKLEGRGARGLTRFEDKHGKSSADFYAEYQQNGSGGDDNLDQWAAKYIEHQALTAELKDLQERAANFTTAKKLAFIQCVGSRDLRFYPFCSGYCCMHSIKEAIIAHEHDNDTTSVIFGMDIRAVGKGFEEYKVRGSNNSNITYKRSRVAEIVRGANDNPVLVYEDTQEQKVKREEFDMVVLATACAPTSGMKDLAGILDIKLNKFGFFKTSRNSPLDTTKEGIFVCGCAHSPMDIPESVAQASSAASRAVQAVTTEKLLKVS comes from the coding sequence GTGAACAAGGACATGCTTGTTATTGGTGGCGGTATCGCAGGCATACAGTCATCATTGGATCTGGCCGAAATGGGCTTCAAGGTTTACCTTGTCGAAACCCTGCCAAGTATCGGCGGGAAAATGGCCCAGCTCGACAAGACCTTCCCTACCAATGACTGCGCCATCTGAATCCTCTCGCCTAAGATGCTGGATGTCGGTCGACATCCCAATGTAGAGTTGATGGCATACAGTGACGTTGAAGAAGTTTCCGGCAGCGCTGGCTGCTTCAAGGTCAAGGTGCGTAAGAAAGCCCGCTACGTCGACGCCGACAAGTGTACCGGCTGCGGAGCCTGCACCGAGAAATGCCCGACAGATGTGCCTGATCTTTATAATGAGAAGCACTCCACCAGAAAGGCCATCTACAGCTGGTTTGCCCAGGGTATTCCCTCCACCCACGCCATAGATACCGACCACTGTCGTGTCTTCAATGGCAAAAAGTGCGGAATCTGCCAGAAAAAATGTGAAGCAAACGCGATTGATTTTGAGCAGAAAGATGAGGTTGTAACACTCGATATCGGCGCAATTATCAGCTCAGTCGGATACGACATTTTCGACCCTTCGCAAATCCCGGAATACAGGTATCGCGATCTGCCCAACGTGATAACAGCCATGGAGTTCGAGCGTTTCTTGAGCGCCAGCGGACCGACCCACGGACATTTGGATCGCCCGTCAGATATCGCTGTAACCAACAAAATCGCTGAACTTGAAAAACTCGAAGGCCGCGGTGCCAGGGGCTTGACTCGTTTCGAAGACAAGCACGGCAAAAGCTCTGCCGATTTTTACGCTGAATATCAGCAAAACGGTTCAGGCGGAGATGACAATCTTGACCAGTGGGCAGCTAAATATATTGAGCATCAGGCCCTGACAGCCGAACTGAAAGACTTGCAAGAACGTGCTGCAAACTTTACCACAGCCAAGAAACTCGCCTTCATCCAGTGCGTAGGCTCACGCGACCTTCGCTTCTATCCCTTCTGCTCCGGCTATTGCTGCATGCACTCTATTAAAGAGGCAATTATCGCCCATGAGCACGACAATGATACCACCTCTGTGATCTTCGGCATGGATATACGGGCGGTCGGTAAGGGATTTGAAGAGTACAAAGTACGCGGCAGCAATAACTCGAACATCACCTATAAGCGCAGCCGTGTAGCAGAAATTGTCAGAGGTGCCAACGACAATCCGGTACTTGTCTACGAAGACACCCAGGAACAGAAAGTCAAGCGTGAGGAATTCGACATGGTTGTCCTGGCCACTGCCTGTGCGCCTACCAGTGGCATGAAAGATCTGGCCGGTATACTCGATATCAAACTCAACAAGTTCGGCTTTTTCAAAACCAGCCGTAACAGCCCGCTTGATACCACCAAAGAAGGTATTTTTGTCTGCGGCTGTGCCCATTCGCCAATGGATATCCCTGAATCGGTAGCTCAGGCATCAAGCGCTGCCTCTCGCGCCGTGCAGGCTGTAACTACGGAAAAACTCCTCAAGGTATCTTGA
- a CDS encoding hydrogenase iron-sulfur subunit, giving the protein MSNDIFEPKIVCFLCTWUAYAAADLAGVSRLQYPANVRTVRVMCSGSVSPHHILLAFQKGVDGVFVGGUHLGECNYLYGNYSTKKRVSVLQEVMNFSGIDQRRLKASWISSAEAPELVHEFNTFIEELRELGPSPLKKDYRGDVVEAIAEG; this is encoded by the coding sequence ATGAGTAACGATATTTTCGAACCGAAAATTGTTTGCTTTTTATGTACTTGGTGAGCATACGCCGCTGCTGACCTGGCTGGGGTCAGTCGATTGCAGTACCCGGCAAATGTTCGTACCGTCCGGGTTATGTGCAGTGGAAGCGTGTCTCCGCACCATATACTTCTTGCTTTTCAAAAGGGAGTAGACGGTGTCTTTGTCGGCGGATGACACCTCGGCGAATGCAATTACCTGTATGGTAATTATTCCACCAAGAAACGAGTATCAGTCCTGCAGGAAGTCATGAATTTCAGCGGCATCGATCAGCGCCGACTGAAAGCGAGCTGGATTTCCTCTGCAGAAGCACCTGAACTTGTCCATGAATTCAACACCTTCATTGAAGAATTGCGCGAACTTGGCCCTTCACCTCTGAAAAAAGATTATCGAGGTGATGTGGTTGAAGCCATTGCGGAAGGGTGA